In the Populus trichocarpa isolate Nisqually-1 chromosome 1, P.trichocarpa_v4.1, whole genome shotgun sequence genome, one interval contains:
- the LOC7487518 gene encoding uncharacterized protein LOC7487518 isoform X2 — MDPSAVDDCNKSLPQSDGETDLVSEKRQMENVESEELAAKRAKNGVGEIRKVAEIVLVLSAMAGMRGGKNPTDAEVRLMEEAREKLVEICQDLSPKDLVARDSIGTVIEDLGLNFKLKDQRLGFRGSRLSIKEKLSLSKRKMEESKKFAAPSATYTTQITQPSFGAMPESHGPSHAFRVLPSDKPSNISVSSGIFPASLPGHVSAATPASSTLQPLTTEAKISAVSSGLPSSQLGRDLSSVAFSKVEKTQFKVEGGSNGASYAPQVPGKSAPENNMPNHNSAKVEGVADLGRTRATQAARDQTFRPFTPQTPPANLPSIHPPMQGVEYVQPPSFINNHNEIAKIVQKLLQPKLPEYPTWIPPSREYMTTAMTCQICKLTVNEVETVVLCDACESGFHIKCREAINQKGIPRGEWHCRNCMALSNGKPLPPKYGRVMRSATPPKGPSNPAGSHSSLEKKAENVDLKVDQQKSTNGVQNNAGSGSVNNVESASDSRISGEREMPRDGITSSGKDADQSTCSFPNNSTERSTQQDQVSESPAQEKSSLSESSEKISKCEDSKPLHISQDIIQTEQSNFPKAPLTPHQDHSIMEESASVRGSSVPNNRVGKHPGLSSSGIHSVEWIGNEIKVADGKTFYKSCCIDGVSYKVQDHALFHSSDGKLTPSKLQTMWEEIETGSKWVLVSQCYFPGDLPAAVGHPCAPESNEVYESNHESSVMASLIEGPCEVLPPNKFKEMSERQNRLAIEANNGSAPVFICKWFYDELKGNFQPVFH; from the exons ATGGATCCATCGGCGGTAGATGATTGTAATAAATCTCTACCGCAATCGGACGGTGAAACTGATTTGGTTAGCGAGAAGAGACAAATGGAGAACGTAGAGAGCGAAGAATTGGCGGCTAAAAGAGCTAAAAATGGCGTTGGTGAGATACGGAAAGTGGCGGAGATAGTTCTGGTGCTATCTGCAATGGCGGGGATGAGAGGAGGGAAGAATCCGACGGACGCGGAGGTGAGATTGATGGAGGAAGCGAGGGAAAAATTGGTAGAGATTTGTCAAGATTTGTCGCCTAAGGATTTAGTGGCTAGAGACTCAATTGGGACTGTTATTGAGGATTTAGGGCTTAATTTTAAGCTTAAAGATCAACGGTTAGGGTTTCGAGGATCTAGGCTGTCCATTAAGGAGAAGCTCTCCCTTTCAAAGAGGAAG ATGGAAGAGTCCAAGAAATTTGCTGCACCTTCAGCTACATATACAACTCAAATTACGCAACCGAGCTTTGGTGCAATGCCTGAAAGCCATGGGCCATCACATGCTTTTCGCGTGCTTCCTTCAGATAAACCAAGTAATATATCAGTATCTTCTGGAATCTTTCCAGCTTCTTTGCCTGGCCATGTTTCAGCAGCAACCCCAGCATCCTCAACACTTCAACCACTCACTACTGAAGCGAAAATATCTGCTGTTTCCAGTGGGTTACCTAGCAGTCAATTAGGAAGGGATTTGTCTTCTGTAGCATTTTCTAAAGTTGAAAAAACACAGTTTAAAGTGGAAGGGGGATCAAATGGGGCATCTTATGCTCCGCAAGTACCAG GTAAATCTGCACCAGAAAACAATATGCCAAATCATAATTCTGCCAAGGTTGAGGGAGTTGCTGACTTGGGTCGGACTCGTGCAACTCAAGCAGCGAGAGATCAAACATTCAGACCATTTACACCTCAAACTCCACCTGCAAATTTGCCAAGCATACACCCGCCTATGCAAGGCGTGGAGTATGTTCAACCTCCATCGTTTATCAACAATCACAATGAAATTGCTAAAATTGTTCAGAAGCTATTACAGCCGAAGCTTCCTGAATATCCCACATGGATTCCCCCTTCGAGAGAATACATGACTACAGCAATGACTTGCCAAATATGCAAGCTTACTGTCAATGAGGTGGAAACTGTTGTTCTTTGTGATGCTTGTGAGAGTGGATTTCACATAAAATGTCGAGAAGCAATTAATCAGAAAGGAATTCCTAGAGGTGAGTGGCACTGCAGGAATTGCATGGCATTAAGCAATGGGAAGCCTTTGCCCCCTAAATATGGCCGTGTCATGAGAAGTGCAACACCACCAAAAGGGCCTTCTAATCCAGCTGGAAGTCATTCATCATTAGAGAAGAAAGCTGAAAATGTAGATCTAAAGGTCGATCAACAAAAGTCTACAAATGGTGTTCAAAATAATGCTGGATCTGGTTCTGTCAACAATGTTGAATCAGCATCTGATTCAAGGATTTCTGGTGAAAGAGAAATGCCAAGAGATGGTATCACATCGAGTGGAAAGGATGCAGATCAGAGTACATGTAGTTTCCCCAACAACTCCACTGAAAGATCTACACAACAAGATCAAGTTTCTGAATCACCTGCACAGGAAAAGAGTTCACTTTCTGAATCATCTGAAAAAATCAGCAAGTGTGAAGATTCCAAACCCTTGCATATCTCACAAGACATTATCCAAACAGAACAATCAAATTTTCCCAAAGCTCCTTTGACACCTCATCAGGATCATTCAATCATGGAAGAGTCAGCTAGTGTAAGAGGAAGTTCTGTACCTAATAATAGGGTTGGAAAGCATCCTGGCTTGTCTTCCAGTGGCATTCATAGTGTGGAATGGATTGGTAATGAAATTAAAGTTGCAGATGGAAAAACTTTTTACAAGTCCTGTTGCATTGATGGAGTATCGTATAAAGTGCAGGATCATGCCCTTTTTCATTCCAGTGATGGAAAATTAACACCCTCTAAACTTCAG ACCATGTGGGAGGAAATTGAAACTGGATCAAAGTGGGTTCTTGTCAGTCAGTGCTACTTTCCTGGTGACTTGCCTGCGGCTGTAGGTCACCCATGTGCCCCTGAAAGTAATGAG GTCTATGAATCAAATCATGAAAGCAGTGTGATGGCTAGCTTGATTGAAGGCCCATGTGAAGTTCTTCCTCCTAACAAGTTTAAGGAAATGAGTGAAAGACAGAACCGGTTAGCAATCGAGGCAAATAATGGATCAGCACCTGTTTTCATATGCAA ATGGTTTTATGATGAATTGAAAGGGAATTTTCAACCTGTTTTCCATTGA
- the LOC7487518 gene encoding uncharacterized protein LOC7487518 isoform X1, whose translation MDPSAVDDCNKSLPQSDGETDLVSEKRQMENVESEELAAKRAKNGVGEIRKVAEIVLVLSAMAGMRGGKNPTDAEVRLMEEAREKLVEICQDLSPKDLVARDSIGTVIEDLGLNFKLKDQRLGFRGSRLSIKEKLSLSKRKMEESKKFAAPSATYTTQITQPSFGAMPESHGPSHAFRVLPSDKPSNISVSSGIFPASLPGHVSAATPASSTLQPLTTEAKISAVSSGLPSSQLGRDLSSVAFSKVEKTQFKVEGGSNGASYAPQVPANASANHSLVNAPSWSMQPHSASSGKSAPENNMPNHNSAKVEGVADLGRTRATQAARDQTFRPFTPQTPPANLPSIHPPMQGVEYVQPPSFINNHNEIAKIVQKLLQPKLPEYPTWIPPSREYMTTAMTCQICKLTVNEVETVVLCDACESGFHIKCREAINQKGIPRGEWHCRNCMALSNGKPLPPKYGRVMRSATPPKGPSNPAGSHSSLEKKAENVDLKVDQQKSTNGVQNNAGSGSVNNVESASDSRISGEREMPRDGITSSGKDADQSTCSFPNNSTERSTQQDQVSESPAQEKSSLSESSEKISKCEDSKPLHISQDIIQTEQSNFPKAPLTPHQDHSIMEESASVRGSSVPNNRVGKHPGLSSSGIHSVEWIGNEIKVADGKTFYKSCCIDGVSYKVQDHALFHSSDGKLTPSKLQTMWEEIETGSKWVLVSQCYFPGDLPAAVGHPCAPESNEVYESNHESSVMASLIEGPCEVLPPNKFKEMSERQNRLAIEANNGSAPVFICKWFYDELKGNFQPVFH comes from the exons ATGGATCCATCGGCGGTAGATGATTGTAATAAATCTCTACCGCAATCGGACGGTGAAACTGATTTGGTTAGCGAGAAGAGACAAATGGAGAACGTAGAGAGCGAAGAATTGGCGGCTAAAAGAGCTAAAAATGGCGTTGGTGAGATACGGAAAGTGGCGGAGATAGTTCTGGTGCTATCTGCAATGGCGGGGATGAGAGGAGGGAAGAATCCGACGGACGCGGAGGTGAGATTGATGGAGGAAGCGAGGGAAAAATTGGTAGAGATTTGTCAAGATTTGTCGCCTAAGGATTTAGTGGCTAGAGACTCAATTGGGACTGTTATTGAGGATTTAGGGCTTAATTTTAAGCTTAAAGATCAACGGTTAGGGTTTCGAGGATCTAGGCTGTCCATTAAGGAGAAGCTCTCCCTTTCAAAGAGGAAG ATGGAAGAGTCCAAGAAATTTGCTGCACCTTCAGCTACATATACAACTCAAATTACGCAACCGAGCTTTGGTGCAATGCCTGAAAGCCATGGGCCATCACATGCTTTTCGCGTGCTTCCTTCAGATAAACCAAGTAATATATCAGTATCTTCTGGAATCTTTCCAGCTTCTTTGCCTGGCCATGTTTCAGCAGCAACCCCAGCATCCTCAACACTTCAACCACTCACTACTGAAGCGAAAATATCTGCTGTTTCCAGTGGGTTACCTAGCAGTCAATTAGGAAGGGATTTGTCTTCTGTAGCATTTTCTAAAGTTGAAAAAACACAGTTTAAAGTGGAAGGGGGATCAAATGGGGCATCTTATGCTCCGCAAGTACCAG CAAATGCTTCTGCAAATCATTCACTGGTTAATGCTCCAAGTTGGTCTATGCAACCCCATTCTGCATCCTCAGGTAAATCTGCACCAGAAAACAATATGCCAAATCATAATTCTGCCAAGGTTGAGGGAGTTGCTGACTTGGGTCGGACTCGTGCAACTCAAGCAGCGAGAGATCAAACATTCAGACCATTTACACCTCAAACTCCACCTGCAAATTTGCCAAGCATACACCCGCCTATGCAAGGCGTGGAGTATGTTCAACCTCCATCGTTTATCAACAATCACAATGAAATTGCTAAAATTGTTCAGAAGCTATTACAGCCGAAGCTTCCTGAATATCCCACATGGATTCCCCCTTCGAGAGAATACATGACTACAGCAATGACTTGCCAAATATGCAAGCTTACTGTCAATGAGGTGGAAACTGTTGTTCTTTGTGATGCTTGTGAGAGTGGATTTCACATAAAATGTCGAGAAGCAATTAATCAGAAAGGAATTCCTAGAGGTGAGTGGCACTGCAGGAATTGCATGGCATTAAGCAATGGGAAGCCTTTGCCCCCTAAATATGGCCGTGTCATGAGAAGTGCAACACCACCAAAAGGGCCTTCTAATCCAGCTGGAAGTCATTCATCATTAGAGAAGAAAGCTGAAAATGTAGATCTAAAGGTCGATCAACAAAAGTCTACAAATGGTGTTCAAAATAATGCTGGATCTGGTTCTGTCAACAATGTTGAATCAGCATCTGATTCAAGGATTTCTGGTGAAAGAGAAATGCCAAGAGATGGTATCACATCGAGTGGAAAGGATGCAGATCAGAGTACATGTAGTTTCCCCAACAACTCCACTGAAAGATCTACACAACAAGATCAAGTTTCTGAATCACCTGCACAGGAAAAGAGTTCACTTTCTGAATCATCTGAAAAAATCAGCAAGTGTGAAGATTCCAAACCCTTGCATATCTCACAAGACATTATCCAAACAGAACAATCAAATTTTCCCAAAGCTCCTTTGACACCTCATCAGGATCATTCAATCATGGAAGAGTCAGCTAGTGTAAGAGGAAGTTCTGTACCTAATAATAGGGTTGGAAAGCATCCTGGCTTGTCTTCCAGTGGCATTCATAGTGTGGAATGGATTGGTAATGAAATTAAAGTTGCAGATGGAAAAACTTTTTACAAGTCCTGTTGCATTGATGGAGTATCGTATAAAGTGCAGGATCATGCCCTTTTTCATTCCAGTGATGGAAAATTAACACCCTCTAAACTTCAG ACCATGTGGGAGGAAATTGAAACTGGATCAAAGTGGGTTCTTGTCAGTCAGTGCTACTTTCCTGGTGACTTGCCTGCGGCTGTAGGTCACCCATGTGCCCCTGAAAGTAATGAG GTCTATGAATCAAATCATGAAAGCAGTGTGATGGCTAGCTTGATTGAAGGCCCATGTGAAGTTCTTCCTCCTAACAAGTTTAAGGAAATGAGTGAAAGACAGAACCGGTTAGCAATCGAGGCAAATAATGGATCAGCACCTGTTTTCATATGCAA ATGGTTTTATGATGAATTGAAAGGGAATTTTCAACCTGTTTTCCATTGA
- the LOC7487519 gene encoding indole-3-acetate O-methyltransferase 1, whose amino-acid sequence MAPKGDNVVVSSMKLEKLLCMKGGKGEASYANNSQAQALHARSMLHLLEETLDRVHLNSPEFPFQVADLGCSSGNNTIHIIDVIIKHMIKRFESSGLEPPEFSAFFADLPSNDFNTLFQLLPPPANYGGSMEECLAASGHRNYFAAGVPGSFHRRLFPARSIDVFHSAFSLHWLSQVPECVLDKRSAAYNKGRVFIHNASESTTNAYKKQFQTDLAGFLSARSQEMKSGGSMFLVCLGRTSADPTDQGGAGLLFGTHFQDAWDDLVQEGLITSEKRDNFNIPVYAPSLQDFKEVVEANGSFTIDKLEVFKGGSPLVVNHPDNEAEVSRAMANSCRSVAGVLVDAHIGDGLSEELFLRVEHRAKSHAKELLEKLQFFHIVASLSFA is encoded by the exons ATGGCTCCTAAAGGTGACAATGTTGTTGTGTCTAGTATGAAGCTTGAGAAGTTGCTTTGCATGAAGGGAGGCAAAGGAGAGGCAAGCTATGCCAATAACTCTCAAGCTCAG GCCTTACATGCTCGATCCATGCTTCACCTTCTGGAAGAAACCCTAGATAGGGTGCACCTAAACTCCCCAGAATTCCCTTTCCAGGTGGCGGACTTAGGGTGCTCATCTGGCAACAACACCATCCACATCATTGATGTCATCATCAAGCATATGATCAAGCGATTCGAGTCATCCGGACTCGAGCCGCCGGAGTTCTCTGCTTTTTTCGCCGATCTCCCTAGCAATGACTTCAACACCCTTTTCCAGCTCCTCCCTCCCCCGGCCAATTATGGGGGTAGTATGGAAGAGTGCCTAGCTGCTAGTGGCCATCGAAACTATTTTGCAGCTGGAGTTCCCGGCTCCTTTCACCGGAGGCTTTTTCCGGCAAGATCAATTGACGTTTTCCACTCGGCATTTTCCTTGCACTGGCTCTCTCAG GTGCCGGAGTGTGTTCTAGATAAGAGATCAGCAGCATATAACAAGGGGAGGGTGTTTATCCACAATGCAAGCGAGTCCACAACAAATGCATACAAGAAACAGTTCCAAACAGACCTCGCCGGCTTCCTAAGTGCAAGATCTCAAGAAATGAAGAGCGGTGGGTCCATGTTTCTTGTCTGCTTGGGCAGAACTTCTGCCGACCCCACAGACCAAGGTGGGGCTGGCCTCCTCTTCGGGACCCACTTTCAGGATGCCTGGGATGATCTTGTCCAGGAG GGTCTGATTACTAGCGAGAAGCGTGACAATTTCAACATTCCAGTGTATGCACCAAGCCTCCAAGACTTCAAGGAAGTAGTGGAAGCCAATGGCTCATTTACCATAGACAAGCTCGAGGTTTTCAAAGGAGGGAGCCCTCTGGTGGTTAACCATCCTGACAACGAAGCTGAGGTCAGCCGGGCCATGGCTAATTCCTGCCGGAGTGTGGCCGGGGTCCTTGTTGATGCCCACATTGGTGATGGGCTAAGCGAGGAGTTGTTCTTACGGGTGGAGCACCGAGCCAAAAGCCATGCGAAAGAGCTTCTAGAGAAGCTGCAATTCTTCCATATAGTTGCATCTCTTTCTTTTGCTTGA